The following are encoded in a window of Heteronotia binoei isolate CCM8104 ecotype False Entrance Well unplaced genomic scaffold, APGP_CSIRO_Hbin_v1 ptg001681l, whole genome shotgun sequence genomic DNA:
- the LOC132565786 gene encoding nucleoside diphosphate kinase 6-like, with amino-acid sequence MKAVLCAPQRMLQLTLAIVKPDAMAHPLILQAVHETILSNRFLIVRCRDVVWSRQDSQQFYQEHRGRFFYQRLVEFMASGPMRAYILAHEEAIPFWRSLMGPTKVFRAQHTDPDSIRGTYGLTDTRNSVHGSDSAASARREMAAFFPDFCEEDWYQHEEPRLRSGAVCYDAEAAIHRVPRDGWTERD; translated from the exons ATGAAGGCCGTCTTGTGTGCTCCCCAGCGGATGCTGCAGCTCACCTTGGCCATTGTCAAGCCTGACGCTATGGCCCACCCCCTCATCCTGCAG GCTGTGCACGAGACCATTCTGAGCAACAGGTTCCTGATTGTCCGGTGCAGGGACGTGGTGTGGAGCAGGCAGGACAGCCAGCAGTTCTACCAGGAGCACAGAG GGCGCTTTTTCTACCAGAGGCTGGTGGAGTTCATGGCCAG TGGCCCGATGCGGGCCTACATCCTGGCCCACGAGGAAGCCATCCCGTTCTGGAGGTCTCTGATGGGCCCCACCAAAGTGTTCCGCGCCCAGCACACGGATCCGGACTCCATCCGCGGGACCTACGGCCTCACAGACACTCGGAATTCGGTGCATGGGTCAG ACTCAGCAGCTTCGGCCAGAAGGGAGATGGCCGCCTTCTTCCCGGACTTCTGTGAGGAGGACTGGTACCAGCACGAGGAGCCGCGCCTGCGCAGCGGGGCGGTCTGCTACGACGCTGAGGCTGCCATTCACCGCGTGCCCAGAGACGGATGGACGGAGAGGGATTAA